A single region of the Panthera tigris isolate Pti1 chromosome B1, P.tigris_Pti1_mat1.1, whole genome shotgun sequence genome encodes:
- the LOC122238133 gene encoding protein S100-P: MTELETAMGMIIDVFARYAGAEGNKQSLTKGELKTLMEKELPGFLQNKRDRDAVDKLLKDLDANGDAEVDFNEFMVFVAALTAACHKYFEQAGLH, from the exons ATGACGGAACTGGAGACGGCCATGGGCATGATTATTGACGTCTTTGCCCGGTACGCGGGGGCCGAGGGCAACAAGCAGAGCCTGACCAAGGGGGAGCTGAAGACGCTCATGGAGAAGGAGCTCCCTGGCTTCCTGCAG AATAAAAGGGACAGGGACGCCGTGGACAAACTGCTCAAGGACCTGGACGCCAACGGAGACGCCGAGGTGGATTTCAACGAGTTCATGGTGTTCGTGGCCGCCCTCACAGCCGCCTGCCACAAATACTTTGAGCAGGCGGGACTCCACTGA